One Streptomyces sp. ML-6 genomic region harbors:
- a CDS encoding DarT ssDNA thymidine ADP-ribosyltransferase family protein — protein MSDIIARARARGVTRLCHCTKSANLPHILGSREIRPVATLREAADAYRPADTQRLDGAPDRTFLSVEYPNAWYQSQAAGRDPHFRDWVVFTLDVELLATPGTRFCPYNSARDESAGALPGTDAFDALFAPTVTGNATRKRERAHPTWWPTDDQAEIQIPGTIPLSAVRSVIVPDDQQAALECFRLTRFDMAALLPPLVIAPVLFDKYALSASVRSGIRPPETPYIPRATLAE, from the coding sequence GTGAGCGACATCATCGCCCGCGCCAGGGCCCGTGGTGTCACGCGACTGTGCCACTGCACCAAGTCGGCCAATCTGCCGCACATCCTCGGCAGCCGTGAGATACGCCCGGTGGCCACCCTGCGGGAGGCAGCGGACGCCTATCGGCCCGCCGATACACAGCGCCTGGACGGGGCACCGGACCGCACCTTTCTGAGCGTCGAGTATCCAAACGCCTGGTACCAGTCCCAGGCTGCGGGCCGGGACCCGCACTTCCGGGACTGGGTGGTGTTCACGCTGGACGTCGAACTGCTCGCCACGCCGGGCACGCGGTTCTGCCCATACAACTCGGCACGGGACGAGAGCGCCGGCGCACTGCCCGGCACCGATGCCTTCGACGCCCTGTTCGCGCCGACCGTGACCGGCAATGCGACACGGAAGCGGGAACGTGCGCATCCGACGTGGTGGCCCACGGACGACCAGGCCGAGATACAGATTCCTGGCACCATTCCGCTTTCCGCCGTACGCTCGGTCATTGTCCCGGACGACCAGCAGGCGGCCCTGGAGTGCTTCAGGCTCACGCGGTTCGATATGGCGGCCCTGCTGCCGCCTCTGGTCATCGCGCCCGTGCTTTTCGACAAGTACGCCCTGAGCGCCTCCGTGCGCTCCGGCATACGGCCACCGGAGACCCCGTACATCCCACGAGCGACTCTGGCAGAGTGA
- a CDS encoding DEAD/DEAH box helicase, which translates to MELSLPEPKGHQKDVVFLNERGHCVVLGTAGSGKTTMAVHRAHYLATAPGIGGRTLLVTFNKALVTYLKGMGTAPPNLQIETYHTFARGYLAHRTRASVRIYKLKKKLVERALEEARERLPGRALVKRPLEFFLDELHWVVGHGVDRQTYVEGRTRRVGRGKPLQQSDREVVFAIYQRYEQLRAEAGYEYDFDNMASSALALLRDDPTERHYRHVIVDEGQDFTPEMIRSLAAAIPGDGSLTFFGDYAQQIYGSRMSWRSLGLHVPRGKVEFAHNYRNSRQIAQLAQVMSEMPYFKDEVDLVQPTRPAADGPKPTILESPSTERQLVEAARTALALGADRQVAILMRTREHEAELKPLLAGSRVPVERLHRDLSRWTDQPGVFYGTYSAAKGFEFDSVILPFCDTDELPKPSEVEAHGPEEARAREGRQLYVAVTRARTELVILHSGKLTDLLPNEMSDLYVRVGS; encoded by the coding sequence ATGGAGCTCTCGTTACCTGAACCGAAGGGTCACCAGAAGGACGTCGTCTTCCTGAACGAACGCGGTCACTGCGTCGTTCTCGGTACGGCGGGCAGCGGCAAGACGACGATGGCGGTCCACCGGGCTCACTATCTGGCCACGGCCCCGGGCATCGGAGGCCGCACTCTGCTGGTCACCTTCAACAAGGCGCTCGTTACTTACCTCAAGGGCATGGGAACGGCGCCGCCGAACCTGCAGATCGAGACATACCACACCTTTGCACGCGGCTACCTCGCGCACCGCACCAGGGCATCGGTGCGCATATACAAGCTCAAAAAGAAGCTGGTCGAGCGGGCGCTGGAGGAAGCCCGTGAGAGGCTTCCCGGCCGGGCGTTGGTGAAGCGCCCGCTCGAGTTCTTCCTGGACGAGCTGCACTGGGTGGTCGGGCACGGCGTCGATCGGCAGACGTATGTGGAAGGTCGCACTCGAAGAGTTGGCCGGGGCAAGCCGCTCCAGCAGTCCGACCGCGAAGTCGTCTTCGCGATCTATCAGCGCTACGAGCAGCTGCGTGCCGAGGCCGGGTACGAGTACGACTTCGACAACATGGCGTCGTCCGCCCTGGCGCTCCTCAGGGACGACCCGACCGAGCGGCACTACCGGCATGTGATCGTCGACGAGGGCCAGGACTTCACACCTGAGATGATCCGGAGCCTCGCGGCAGCCATCCCCGGGGACGGTTCACTGACGTTCTTCGGGGACTACGCGCAGCAGATCTACGGAAGCCGGATGTCCTGGCGCTCCCTGGGTCTTCATGTGCCCAGAGGCAAAGTGGAGTTCGCCCACAACTACCGCAACAGCCGCCAGATCGCCCAACTCGCCCAGGTCATGTCGGAGATGCCGTACTTCAAGGATGAGGTCGACCTCGTCCAGCCGACCCGGCCGGCGGCCGACGGCCCGAAGCCCACCATTCTGGAGAGCCCGAGCACGGAGCGGCAACTTGTCGAAGCCGCGCGTACGGCCCTGGCCCTGGGTGCCGATCGTCAGGTCGCCATCTTGATGCGTACACGGGAGCACGAAGCCGAGCTCAAACCCCTACTCGCCGGCAGCCGCGTCCCCGTCGAACGGTTGCACCGTGATCTCTCACGCTGGACGGACCAGCCTGGCGTGTTCTACGGAACGTACTCCGCGGCGAAGGGCTTTGAGTTCGACTCGGTGATCCTCCCCTTCTGCGATACCGACGAGCTGCCGAAACCGAGCGAGGTGGAGGCCCACGGCCCCGAAGAGGCGAGGGCGCGCGAAGGGCGGCAGCTGTACGTGGCGGTCACACGGGCCCGTACGGAACTGGTCATTCTGCACTCCGGCAAGCTCACTGATCTGCTGCCGAACGAAATGTCGGACCTGTACGTCCGGGTGGGATCGTGA
- a CDS encoding N-6 DNA methylase translates to MSYPPTGDDPLLGRTQIATLAGVSRPTVTAWERQETDFPSPRRSNGQDYFRRSEIMEWLDRRPVPSGRLVAGEPVGTTYGHRARKEEEAGKPPVEAAKRRLGAGSSYRMPTSTVDEPQPENRRIVTNLMGSLIDRVRGAASVLDYLNLLLCLHYLRGAAADRFDALAARARSLNSLDEAAQLLRDIGRSADEDMRGLGVHSSMQEALGRLEPRTARDLRNVVDAMSRLTEDVFGLILDQYEQRAALGSGEFFTPRAVVRLMTRLTCSEFGPGEPESVYDPYARDGGFLIEATAACALDEDGLPRKERLRTYGETRRADTWRLATMNLLLHGVSPALDLKRTVPWHDGPGRAPLESFDIVLTNPPFNMSDPGRGERREGQWAYGAPPLDNDNLAWVQHCLAKLRERGRAGIIMPNKAGNSGHKAEQTIRRNLVESGVVDCVIALPAQLFTGTAVPVSVWMLRHPDNPCDSTLFLDARHMGVKNGSRRVLSALDAESLIDAYRAHKNAGGTTPSPGTTTAEPHVPAARVSREELRRSNYSLNPLDHVERRSDGGEGFEHELLSAWELLSDAEEHLRDTQDATTRLPFVGDHGPLRRRNQPVSLASLDSLCEIQAGPSYSKLGKKQRSAHGPVPVVFPRHLKDRRISDEADERVTEETARRLRNFELWHKDIVCVRSGSIVPPALVQQHQIGWLMSPNVIRLRVPEAQEGRVLPEYLLHYLCLDGSVAWMRDRAAATAAPSLRSESLGSLRIPLPDLAEQQEIVAALNGLDELDRAHLAVAASVRRTRIALAGALLGPSTEPAPDVIPRRRLEKEASL, encoded by the coding sequence ATGTCGTATCCGCCGACCGGTGACGATCCGCTGCTCGGACGAACACAGATCGCCACGCTCGCAGGCGTAAGCCGACCGACCGTAACGGCCTGGGAACGCCAGGAGACCGACTTCCCCTCGCCGCGACGCTCCAACGGACAGGACTACTTTCGACGGTCGGAAATCATGGAGTGGCTGGATCGAAGGCCGGTGCCGTCCGGGCGGCTCGTCGCAGGAGAGCCCGTCGGCACCACCTACGGGCACCGTGCCCGGAAGGAGGAAGAAGCCGGTAAGCCTCCAGTCGAGGCGGCGAAGCGCCGTCTCGGCGCCGGGTCGTCGTACCGCATGCCGACCAGCACTGTCGATGAACCCCAGCCCGAGAATCGGCGGATCGTAACCAATCTGATGGGCAGCCTCATCGACCGGGTACGAGGGGCGGCCAGCGTGCTCGACTATCTGAACCTGCTGCTCTGCCTCCACTATCTCCGCGGCGCCGCCGCGGACCGCTTCGACGCATTGGCCGCCCGCGCCCGCAGCCTCAACAGCCTCGACGAGGCAGCCCAGTTGCTCCGGGACATCGGCCGCTCGGCCGACGAGGACATGCGTGGCCTCGGCGTCCATTCGAGCATGCAGGAGGCGTTGGGGCGACTGGAGCCACGGACTGCTCGTGACCTTCGCAACGTCGTGGACGCGATGAGCCGCCTCACCGAGGACGTGTTCGGGCTCATCCTCGACCAGTACGAGCAACGAGCTGCGCTGGGCAGCGGCGAGTTCTTCACTCCTCGCGCTGTGGTCCGGCTGATGACACGGCTGACCTGCTCAGAGTTCGGTCCAGGTGAACCGGAGTCCGTTTACGACCCATACGCCCGCGACGGAGGATTCCTCATCGAGGCCACGGCCGCCTGTGCCTTGGACGAGGACGGTCTGCCTCGCAAGGAAAGGCTGCGGACGTACGGCGAGACCCGGCGCGCCGACACATGGCGACTGGCGACCATGAATCTCCTTCTCCATGGTGTCTCCCCTGCTCTCGATCTCAAGCGCACAGTCCCCTGGCACGACGGTCCGGGGCGGGCTCCGCTGGAGTCGTTCGACATCGTGCTCACCAACCCGCCGTTCAACATGAGCGACCCCGGCCGCGGAGAGCGCCGCGAGGGGCAGTGGGCGTACGGGGCTCCGCCGCTCGACAACGACAACCTTGCCTGGGTCCAGCATTGCCTGGCGAAGCTGCGCGAGCGGGGCCGAGCCGGGATCATCATGCCCAACAAGGCAGGCAACTCCGGTCACAAGGCCGAGCAGACCATCCGGCGAAATCTGGTGGAGAGCGGAGTCGTCGACTGTGTCATCGCGCTGCCGGCCCAGTTGTTCACCGGCACCGCCGTACCAGTCTCCGTGTGGATGCTGCGCCACCCTGACAACCCGTGCGACAGCACACTGTTCCTCGACGCACGGCACATGGGGGTGAAGAACGGCTCGCGTCGGGTCCTCAGCGCCCTGGACGCCGAATCCCTCATCGACGCCTACCGGGCTCATAAGAACGCGGGAGGGACCACGCCTTCCCCGGGGACGACGACCGCGGAGCCACACGTGCCTGCGGCCCGTGTATCCCGGGAAGAACTGCGTCGCAGCAACTACTCGCTCAATCCCCTTGATCATGTCGAGCGCCGGAGCGACGGCGGAGAGGGCTTCGAGCACGAGCTCTTGTCCGCTTGGGAGCTGCTGAGCGATGCCGAAGAACACCTACGAGACACACAGGACGCCACCACTCGGCTGCCGTTCGTCGGGGACCATGGACCGCTGCGCCGGAGGAACCAGCCAGTCTCCCTGGCCAGCCTGGACTCGCTGTGCGAGATCCAGGCCGGACCGTCCTATTCCAAGCTCGGCAAGAAGCAGCGCAGCGCCCACGGCCCGGTTCCCGTGGTGTTCCCACGGCATCTGAAGGATCGGCGCATCAGTGACGAGGCGGACGAGCGGGTGACGGAGGAGACGGCCCGTCGGCTGAGGAACTTCGAGCTGTGGCACAAGGACATCGTGTGTGTCCGCTCCGGGTCGATCGTTCCGCCAGCACTGGTGCAACAGCATCAAATCGGCTGGCTCATGAGCCCCAACGTCATCCGGCTCCGTGTACCCGAGGCGCAGGAGGGCCGGGTGCTGCCGGAGTACCTCCTCCACTACCTGTGCCTGGACGGGTCCGTCGCCTGGATGCGGGACCGGGCCGCCGCCACCGCTGCCCCGTCACTCCGGTCAGAATCCCTCGGATCGCTGCGAATTCCACTGCCGGACCTGGCCGAGCAGCAGGAGATCGTGGCCGCGCTGAACGGTCTTGACGAGCTGGACCGCGCGCATCTGGCCGTCGCTGCCTCCGTACGACGCACCCGCATCGCCCTGGCCGGCGCACTACTGGGCCCGTCTACCGAACCCGCCCCCGACGTCATCCCTCGCCGCCGACTCGAGAAGGAAGCATCGCTGTGA